In Penaeus vannamei isolate JL-2024 chromosome 14, ASM4276789v1, whole genome shotgun sequence, one DNA window encodes the following:
- the LOC113821732 gene encoding helix-loop-helix protein delilah: MAKSEEQVVEQDRAASLGNSVDDNNNDDSNSSSGSSDDGSKSQAIEASGGKYQLRPRSLHARRLCDGGDWSFQDAIRSKPRPPPLSRYRRKTANARERYRMRQINTAFESLRGVLPSWVCSRRAASDMTKIATLRLASAYIRSLQDILDGNAPQDTCSWVLSSILQDASRPHDDPERSSSASKAPGSDDACAHSEADLVSLLCGSSGAQDGLESLSYLAPMAESDTVTLLLLESDSHRHWSDQHPPLVS, translated from the coding sequence ATGGCCAAGTCGGAGGAGCAGGTGGTCGAGCAGGACCGCGCGGCGTCGCTGGGGAACAGCGTcgacgacaataacaatgacgacagcaacagcagcagcggcagcagcgacGACGGCAGCAAGAGCCAGGCGATCGAAGCCTCGGGAGGCAAGTACCAGCTGCGCCCTCGCTCGCTGCACGCGCGGCGCCTCTGCGACGGCGGCGACTGGAGCTTCCAGGACGCAATAAGGAGCAAACCGCGTCCTCCGCCGCTGTCCAGGTACCGTAGGAAGACCGCCAACGCCAGAGAGCGATACCGCATGCGGCAGATCAACACCGCCTTCGAGAGCCTCCGCGGCGTCCTCCCCTCGTGGGTGTGCAGTCGCCGCGCCGCCTCCGACATGACCAAGATCGCCACGCTGAGACTCGCCTCCGCCTACATCCGGTCCCTGCAGGACATCCTGGACGGCAACGCCCCGCAGGACACGTGCTCGTGGGTCCTCTCCAGCATCCTGCAGGACGCGTCTCGGCCACACGACGACCCCGAGAGGAGCAGCAGCGCCTCCAAGGCCCCCGGGAGCGACGACGCGTGCGCGCACTCGGAGGCCGACCTCGTGTCCCTACTGTGCGGCTCCTCGGGCGCGCAGGACGGCCTCGAGTCGCTCTCGTACCTGGCGCCCATGGCCGAGAGCGACACCGTGACGCTGCTGCTGCTCGAGTCCGACTCGCACAGGCACTGGAGCGACCAGCACCCGCCGCTCGTGTCCTAA